GTAATTATCGCATCTTTTTCCGTCATGAAAAATTCCACGATTATCAAAGCGATACCATTTCTTTCGCCGTAAAAAGTCGTCAAATTTCTTCGTATGCAATTTCGATTCAAGATACGATAAAACCTTACATTCTCTGCAATGATTGTGAAAATAATACATTCCTTTTCCGCGACACTTTAAAATTTTCAATCATCGAAAACGGCCCCGCCATTTCACCGAAAAAAATCCGCGTTGTCATCGACGGCGAAGCTTATTCCGCTTGGGAAATTTTAAACGATACGCTTCAAATTTTTACCGCAGAAATTTCTCCCGCTCTCATTTCGCATCCGATTACCATTTCGGTAACCGATCAAGCGGGGAATTTTTCCAAAGAACAATTTTCTTTATCGCCGAAAAATTTATGCGTTCAAACTTTTTCGGATACGCTTGTAGAAAAAAATACCACATTAAAAATTCCCATTCAAAATGCTTGTCCGCATTTAACACCGAAGCGTTTCTTTTGGGATATTGATGGCGACGGTTCTTGGGACGGCGAAGCCGCTGCCGACGGAAAACAATCCGCCGAAAAAACTTTTTCTGGTTCCCTTTTTCAAAATCCCGAGATGACGATTCGCGTTTACATTCAATACGAAAGCGGTGCTCGTTTTGAGAATCATTTCACCCTTTATGTCAACGGAGTTTCTGGATGAAAAAAATTTTTCTGTTGACATTTTTTCTAATCTTCTTCGTGAATTGCGGAGACGATTCGCACGTACATTTTGACGATGTGCCAGCACTCAAATCGGGCATCACCTTTGTGCCTTTCACTTATTCCGGCACTTCATATGGTTCATTTTCTGGTTACCGCGAAATAGAAATTCTCCAAGGCGAATCGGGGCGTTTCAGCGCCAACATTCAAATCAACGGAAACCGCATCGCATACGATTACATTTCGGATTATGTGAAAAATTTCATTTGGAATTTTGGAAAAGAATCTGCGATTACATCAGCGATTGCCAAGACATTTCCTGACACCGGAATTTTTCCCATCATCTTAAAAACCGTTGACTATTTTGACGATACACTTCGCGACACTTTAACTTTATATGTCACAAATCCGCTTCATGTGACGCCGCAATTTCCAGCAAATGGTTACAATCAATTTGACGCACTCGATTCAAACGGAATCACTTTTGAAGTCAAAACCGAAGGCATTCATTCTTGGAAAAACGTCGAATGTCTGCTTTATTTTTCGATGGAAAAATCCCTCCTTTGGACATATCCTTACGACACCATTCCTTGCAACGGAAAATATCATTTTCCGGGTCCACTTTTTATCGGCGATCCTGCGTATCTTTCGGACACTTCTTTCGCCTTCTTCTGGGGAGTTGTCGCGCATGTTCCCGAAACAAATTACGCCTTTAACATCGACACTTCTCTTGTGCAAACTTTTTATACTGCGCTAACGCAAACCGAAACGGCAGAACTCATCATTCCGATTTGGTATCGGTCACTTTCTACGGGGCGTTCGCCTTCGGGAAAATTGATTTTGCAAAATGAAAACGGCGACACTTTGGCGATGCAGAAAATTTCCGAAAATCCGTCCACGCTGAGTTTTAAAAAATTAAAAGCGGGAAAAAATTTTCATCTGACGATTTCCGATTCTCTTTTAACAGAATATTCTTCATTCGAAACTCAATTTGATTTGCCCAAAGCGACGTATAATGTTCTCGATACAATTGTTTTGCGCGATACTGTTCCGCCGCAATTTTCTCCGAATAAGATGACCTTTGCTCAAGGCGATTCCATTCGATTTTCCCTTTTCGATGCAGGCTCGGGAATTGCAAATAATTCCGTTCGCATTCTCATCGATGGCGAAGCGATTGAACGCACGATTCGCCAAGATGAAGTTCGCTTCTTGCCTTCTTGCAAAAACCGCTGCATTTTATCGCTTTCGCTGCGCGATTATGCGGGAAATTTAAGTGCGCCGATTTTGTGGACTCTTCAAAATAAAAAAGATGCGTTAACTCTTGCGGGTCCTTTTAATCCGGAGGATTTATGAAACTTTGGATTCTTTTCTGTTTTATTTTCTGCTTGACCGCTAACATTTTCGCTGCGGATTCGACGAAAACTTTGCGCATTTCTACATGGCCTGCGGGCGCCGAAATTTATCTCGGAAATCGTCCCGAATCTTTTATTCAAAATGCCGAAATGCATTCGCCCGATTCCATTTCATTATCGCCAAATGATTCCACAGTCCGCGTTACTTTTTTTAAGCCCGGCTACGCCGACACAACCTTGGATATTCATCTCAAATCGCAGACAAAAAATTTTGTTTGGATTGAACTTCAAGAAGAATCCGATTTGGATAAATTAGAATGGCAAGAAGCGATTCTCAATAAACGCGAAAATCGTCGCACCGGAAAACTTCTTTTCTTCGCGGGCACAATTCCGCTTGCGCTTTCGGGAACTTTCTTCGGGCTCGCTGAATGGAAATTTCACCAAGCGGACGACACCCGCAAAAAAATAGACAACAGTCTTATCCGCGAAGGCAAACACTTTCAGCAGTTGCAAAAAGATTTTCACGACGATAAAAAAAGCGGCCGAAATTTTCGCACCGCTGCATTCGTTTCACTCGGCATTAGCGCCGCTCTTTTAGGCGCTGCCGCCGTCTTTTATTTTTAGAAGGTTGAGATGAAAAAAATTTTCCTTTTCTTTCTCAGTTTTTCATTATTCGTTTACGCCGAAACACGCCGCGGTTTTCCCGTTTCCGTCGAACTTATCTCGGGCGCAAAACAGAACGCCGAACTCGTCGGTGCTGCAGGCGATGCACTTTTCCTCGGCGGATTTGTCGCCGATACATTTACCGTCGTAAAAATTTTAAAATCCCGCGTTGCGAATTTGCGCGATTCTAGTGGCAATGCGATTGTACTTGCAGAAGTGGATTCTCTTTTTACAAAAAATGATTCTGCGCACACCGATTCAATTCTCAAAGAAAATGTTCCTAGCGATTCTCTTCCCGATTCTTCGGCAAATATTTCATCGATAGATTCTACCGCAAACGATTCCGCAACTGCGCCGCAAATTGAACAAATTAACCTTTCCAATAAAGCGCTCGTTTTCCCCGCATTACGTCGCCCGATTGATTCTGCGCTCGCCGAACGCATTCGCATTTTACAACTGCAAACTCTTCACGAAAAAGGACTTTCGCCCATCGCGGTTTCTACAAACGATTTTCCGCAATGCAAAAATTCGCCATGCATCGCTCAAGAAGCCGAAAGTCGTAATGCACATTCCGTTTGGACTTTAGAAATTCAACCGGCAAAACACCAAGATAGTTTGGATCTTTTCTTGCATCAATTTTTAATTCAGAACAAATCGCAAACGACGGCAAAGCTGACCCTTTCTGCAAAAAATGCGACCACCGAATTATTAAGCGCAGACCGTTTTGTGCATTGGATGGAAAAAGCTCTCGGCATTTATCAAGAACCTGTCCGCGAAAAATCGACGAAAAGTTTCATCTATGTTGAAACGGATCCCGAAGGCGCAAACCTTTCGCGCAAAGGCGAAGATGTCATTTGTCAAACGCCGTGTGCATTCGCCATCGAAGACACGGGGAAAGTAGAACTCGAAGCATTTTGGGATGTGGAAAATACTTTGTGGGCAAATAAAGCGACGATTCGCCCGATTCCCGGTGACACCGCAAAAATCAATTTGCGTCTAAAACGCGTCAAGCCCGAAGTTGAAATTCACAGCGTCCCCGCTGGCGCACAAATTTACGAAGCCGAAGAAATCACTCCGCACAGTCGTCCCATCGGAAAAACGCCGAAAATTCTCACCACACGCACTCCGGGTCCCGCCGAATTGCATCTATGGCGCGAAGGATTCCGCGATACCGTCATTCAATTCCGCGTCAGCGCAACGAGTAAAACCATCGTCGAAGTTCAACTGGACACTCTTCAATCCAAACAAGAATTGGAATCGCAAGCCGTCTTTCAGCAAATTCAAAAGCGCATTTTTTGGGGACATCTTTCTCTCGGCGTGTCAATTGCGCCCGCCGTCGCCGGTGGCATTCTCCTCTACATCGCCGAAAAAGACCGCGATAAAGCCCGCGACATTCGCGATGAACTCAAAATGCCAAGTTCTGGAGGCGGTGAACATTTCCAAAAATTAGTGGATAAAAATCATCGCTACGCCGACCGTTCTAAGACCGAACGCTATGTCGGCACCGGACTTTTGATCTTTGCCGGCGGACTTTTAGCAGCGGGAATTGTTCTCTCGTTCTAAAAAGCCAAACTCGCCCTCTTTTTCCCGTTATTTTCCTCTTATGCGAGAAACGTTTTTCTTCAAAGAAAGTAAATTATAGATGATGCGTAAAATTTTACTCCCATTGCTTGCTGCAAGCTTGGCGTTCGGTGCTGACTTTGAACGTTCAAACTGGCATACTCAGACTTTTTTTCAGGTTGAACCTTACACTCCGATCACCTTCGAAGGAAAGGGGCAACTCTTAAACGAAAAAATCGACGAAGACGTTTACACCGTGCCGATGTCGCTCGGTTTCCTCTTCAGCCCGCTGTTTACTCCGCTTTTCAAAGCCGACATTCCATTTACCTTATGGCTCGGTGCCCAATTCGGTGAATTTCAATTCGGCGAAATTTCCTCCGGCGCGGATTATACCTATAACGGCGCACAATCGGGCAGCGGCAACGAACTCTCCTTTATGTCGTTTAATCCCGCTGGCCTCGCAGGTTTCTCGGTCAATTTAATCGGGAATTTGGACTTGCGCATCTTGGGCGGTATCGGTCTTCAATATTATCGTTTCGAAAATAAAGAAACCGCGACGACGAAAACGCATTCGGAAACTTCTCTCAGCTACTTTGTCGAAGGCGGCTTAGAATATCGCATCGCCGAAATTTTCCGCGACGGCGACCTCAAAATCGGTTTGCATGTGAAAAAAGCCTTCAATAAAATTGAAGACATCAAAGCAACTCCGGAATACAAATCGAACACCGAAAATCTTTCTATCCCAGGCGCTTACTCGGGAGTTGAATTTACCAAAGTAGAAACCAAGCTTCCCGTACGCATCGGCCTTGAAATTTCTTTGGAATTCGGCAGAGAAAGTCGCCGCGACCGCAGAATGCGTTTTGCTCTCCGCGACCGCGATGCGCAGCTCCGCAACAATTCCGAAGTCAAAGACACTCTCTCGGATTGGGACTGCATGGCAATTGAACGCGATTACCGTTTCTTCCTCGAAAACGGTCAGTTGCCCGACATGAGCGAAAAATATACGAAGGCTCAGTTCAACGATGTCCTCGAAAGCTATCTCGCATTCTGCCATCCGGAAGATCTCGCGACGAAAGAACAACTTTACAGCACATTGGATTCGAACAAAG
The sequence above is drawn from the Hallerella porci genome and encodes:
- a CDS encoding peptidase associated/transthyretin-like domain-containing protein, translating into MKKIFLFFLSFSLFVYAETRRGFPVSVELISGAKQNAELVGAAGDALFLGGFVADTFTVVKILKSRVANLRDSSGNAIVLAEVDSLFTKNDSAHTDSILKENVPSDSLPDSSANISSIDSTANDSATAPQIEQINLSNKALVFPALRRPIDSALAERIRILQLQTLHEKGLSPIAVSTNDFPQCKNSPCIAQEAESRNAHSVWTLEIQPAKHQDSLDLFLHQFLIQNKSQTTAKLTLSAKNATTELLSADRFVHWMEKALGIYQEPVREKSTKSFIYVETDPEGANLSRKGEDVICQTPCAFAIEDTGKVELEAFWDVENTLWANKATIRPIPGDTAKINLRLKRVKPEVEIHSVPAGAQIYEAEEITPHSRPIGKTPKILTTRTPGPAELHLWREGFRDTVIQFRVSATSKTIVEVQLDTLQSKQELESQAVFQQIQKRIFWGHLSLGVSIAPAVAGGILLYIAEKDRDKARDIRDELKMPSSGGGEHFQKLVDKNHRYADRSKTERYVGTGLLIFAGGLLAAGIVLSF